The segment GGAGATACCACCGGCGGAATTTATCAAATCAGCCATTCCTTATATATTGTATGGGGTGTAAGAGTCTGTCCTACCGCTCTGCCGCGTTAGCGTAGCGATGGGACAGAACCCTCCTGCAGAAAGTTTTCCCCTGGGTGCAGTTTCCCGTTTTCGGAATGCTCTCTCCCGGTTCGGACACGTTCTCTCCCGTTTTCGGGGTGCTCTCTCCCGGTACGGCATTGCTGTCTCCCGATTTGGACACACCCTCTCCCGTTTTCGAAGTCTTCTGTCAAGAAAGTGAAAATCATTTTATGAGCGTTATTTCAAAAAAAGCAGCTAAACACATAACGTTTAGCTGCTTCGTTTTTATTTATCTTTCTTGTATTCTCCTTTAATCGATTTCCATATCGATACAACCATAATCAGCAGGATGACTGTAAATGGCAATGCTGCTGTTAATGATGCTGTTTGCAGTGCATTCAATCCGCCTGTAAATAATAATACAAGGGCGATTGCTGTGATAAGAACACCCCAGATGATTTTGGTGATCAGGGCTGGATTTAGACTTCCTTTGGATGTCATGGTACCTAAGATATACGTTGCTGAGTCAGCGGAAGTTACCATGAATGTAAAAATCAGCAATATCGAGATGACCGATAAGATGTCTGTAAAAGGCACAGCTTCCAATGCTTGAAATAAGGCCACTGTTACATCTTCATTAACCGCCTCTGCAATTTGTGTTCCATTATTTAAATCACTGTAGAGTGCTGTTCCGCCAAATACGGCAATCCAGACACAGGCAATAGCGGGCGGTACTACCATCACACCTGCTACAAATTCACGGATGGTTCTGCCTCTTGATACCCGTGCTACAAATGCTCCTACAAATGGAGACCAGGCGATGGCCCATGCCCAGTAGAATATCGTCCAATCATATACCCACTCGCCGCCTGCATATGGCGTCAAGCGCAGACTATACTGAATAAAATTGGTTATGTAATCGCCTAAGCCCAATACAAACGAGTTTAAAATAAATACCGTTGGACCAAGTAAAAATACAATTACCATGATAAGCAGAGCCAACCCTAAATTTATATTACTCAGCCATTTTATTCCTCGATCCAATCCTGTACCGGAAGAAACTAAATAGCAAGCCATCATGACTAGAGCTATGATGACCTGAACCCCGATATTATTCGGAATCCCAAATACGGATGACAATCCCCCATTAAGCTGGATAAACGATAACCCAACAGTTGTCGCAACACCCATGACTGTAGCAATGACAGCCAATATATTAATCGTATTCGCTACCCCCCTGTTTTTCCCGATAACGGGTTCGATAGCAACAGAAACCAATCCACTTCTTCTTTTTCTGAATTGAATAAAAGCAATTGCTAGTCCTGCAATCGCAAATACGGCCCACTGACTAATTCCCCAGTGGAATAAAGAATAACCCATCGCCACCCTAGCCGCTTCCTCGGTTTGAGGCTCAAGGCCAGGAAACGGTGTCACAAAAAAGTGACTCATCGGTTCTGCGACGCTCCAGAAAACAAGCGATACACCAAATCCCGCCGAAAACAGCATACCAACCCATGTAAAGAATGGGTATTCCGGGCGTGAATCTGCAGGCCCTAACCGCATTTTTCCATATTTACTCATGGAAATTCCAACGAGAAATAGAATAATAACAAATACTGCCAGTAAATAAAACCACCCAAAATTAACCGTCGTAAAATCAAAAAGTGCCTGGGCTACGGTGCCAAATTGCTCTGGCATGAAAGCACCAATGATAACTAACAAGCTAAGAATAATTGCAGAGATAAAAAATACCGGATTTTTGTAAGATTCTTTTTTCTTCATAACATGTCCTTTCTGTTTCTAGAATTTCACTTATTATATCACACTACAGTATACCCAACCCAAACATTTTTATGAAACTAAACACGAAAAGCG is part of the Virgibacillus sp. NKC19-16 genome and harbors:
- a CDS encoding BCCT family transporter; translated protein: MKKKESYKNPVFFISAIILSLLVIIGAFMPEQFGTVAQALFDFTTVNFGWFYLLAVFVIILFLVGISMSKYGKMRLGPADSRPEYPFFTWVGMLFSAGFGVSLVFWSVAEPMSHFFVTPFPGLEPQTEEAARVAMGYSLFHWGISQWAVFAIAGLAIAFIQFRKRRSGLVSVAIEPVIGKNRGVANTINILAVIATVMGVATTVGLSFIQLNGGLSSVFGIPNNIGVQVIIALVMMACYLVSSGTGLDRGIKWLSNINLGLALLIMVIVFLLGPTVFILNSFVLGLGDYITNFIQYSLRLTPYAGGEWVYDWTIFYWAWAIAWSPFVGAFVARVSRGRTIREFVAGVMVVPPAIACVWIAVFGGTALYSDLNNGTQIAEAVNEDVTVALFQALEAVPFTDILSVISILLIFTFMVTSADSATYILGTMTSKGSLNPALITKIIWGVLITAIALVLLFTGGLNALQTASLTAALPFTVILLIMVVSIWKSIKGEYKKDK